A region from the Simiduia sp. 21SJ11W-1 genome encodes:
- a CDS encoding crotonase/enoyl-CoA hydratase family protein codes for MHPIETACAGFSAIHMRVEGAVAHLQFARPEALNTMNDAFWREFPAALDAVSASGEVRVLVISSTGKHFTAGMDLAVFADLNGPQYQLEASRRAEMLRRWVLELQQCFNRLEALRVPVLAAIQGGCIGGGVDLVSAVDCRYATSDSYFCIKEIDLAITADLGTLQRLPHLLPQGVVRELAYTGRKFSAQEAQNFGFVNAVYPDHEALLNAVLESARAIAEKSPLAIHGTKEMLNYARDHSVQDSLRYAATWQGGMFHAHEVLEAMTAGMEKRAPEFENLQPNNLKTTR; via the coding sequence GTGCACCCAATCGAGACAGCCTGCGCCGGTTTCAGCGCAATTCACATGCGTGTAGAGGGTGCCGTGGCGCACCTGCAGTTCGCTCGCCCCGAGGCCCTTAACACCATGAACGATGCCTTCTGGCGGGAATTCCCGGCCGCACTTGATGCGGTGTCTGCCAGTGGTGAGGTGCGCGTGCTGGTGATTTCATCCACCGGTAAACACTTCACCGCCGGAATGGATCTCGCCGTATTTGCCGATTTGAATGGCCCGCAATACCAGTTGGAGGCCTCGCGCAGGGCCGAGATGTTAAGGCGGTGGGTGTTGGAGCTACAGCAGTGCTTCAATCGGCTGGAAGCGCTCAGAGTGCCCGTATTGGCGGCCATTCAGGGTGGCTGCATTGGCGGCGGTGTGGATTTGGTATCGGCCGTTGATTGCCGCTACGCCACAAGCGATAGCTATTTTTGCATTAAAGAAATTGATCTGGCCATCACCGCAGATTTGGGCACATTGCAACGCTTGCCGCATTTGTTGCCCCAGGGCGTTGTGCGCGAACTTGCCTATACCGGGCGTAAGTTCAGCGCACAGGAGGCCCAAAATTTTGGCTTTGTAAACGCCGTTTACCCGGATCACGAGGCCCTGCTGAACGCCGTGCTGGAGAGTGCCCGGGCCATTGCCGAAAAATCACCGCTGGCCATTCACGGCACCAAAGAAATGCTCAATTACGCGCGCGATCACAGCGTGCAAGATAGCCTGCGCTACGCGGCAACCTGGCAAGGCGGCATGTTTCACGCGCACGAAGTGTTAGAGGCCATGACCGCCGGCATGGAAAAGCGCGCCCCGGAATTTGAAAACCTGCAACCCAATAATTTAAAAACTACCCGCTAA
- the rpoS gene encoding RNA polymerase sigma factor RpoS yields MAVQNNRDSASYGIEDVAVHGADEILKSVSSKKSDSTRLTSAFDEAGTYQKTLDATQLYLNEIGFSPLLSAEEEVYFSRKALKGDESARKRMIESNLRLVVKIARRYVNRGLALLDLIEEGNLGLIRAVEKFDPERGFRFSTYATWWIRQTIERAIMNQTRTIRLPIHVVKELNVYLRAARELTQKLDHEPTPDEIATLLEKPVADVERMLKLNERVTSMDVPMGPSSDKALVDSIPDQQESDPVMLLQDSDLHESLDGWLCELTEKQREVIARRFGLRGFETSTLEEVGREIGLTRERVRQIQVEALKRLRDILEKQGLDGQALFSAM; encoded by the coding sequence ATGGCAGTACAAAATAACAGGGATTCAGCATCCTACGGAATTGAAGACGTAGCAGTACACGGCGCAGATGAAATTCTAAAAAGTGTCTCTTCGAAAAAATCTGATTCAACACGATTGACCAGCGCATTTGATGAGGCTGGTACCTACCAAAAAACGCTAGACGCAACACAGCTTTACCTCAATGAGATTGGCTTCTCGCCGCTTTTGTCGGCAGAGGAAGAAGTGTACTTTTCCCGCAAGGCCCTGAAGGGCGACGAAAGTGCCCGCAAGCGCATGATAGAGAGCAACCTGCGGTTGGTTGTGAAAATCGCAAGGCGCTATGTAAATCGCGGCCTGGCACTGCTGGATTTGATTGAGGAAGGTAATCTGGGGCTTATTCGAGCCGTTGAAAAATTCGACCCGGAGCGCGGTTTCCGCTTCTCTACCTATGCAACCTGGTGGATTCGTCAAACCATAGAGCGCGCCATCATGAACCAGACGCGCACCATCCGTTTGCCGATTCATGTGGTTAAAGAATTAAATGTTTATTTGCGTGCAGCGCGTGAACTCACCCAGAAGTTGGATCACGAGCCCACGCCAGATGAAATTGCAACACTGCTAGAAAAACCCGTGGCCGATGTAGAGCGTATGTTAAAGCTCAATGAGCGGGTAACCAGTATGGATGTGCCCATGGGGCCATCGTCTGACAAGGCGCTGGTAGATTCCATTCCGGATCAGCAAGAGTCAGACCCGGTGATGTTACTGCAAGACTCGGATTTGCATGAAAGCCTTGATGGCTGGCTGTGTGAGCTGACAGAAAAACAGCGTGAAGTGATTGCCCGCCGGTTTGGCCTGCGCGGTTTTGAAACCAGCACCCTAGAAGAAGTAGGGCGTGAAATTGGCCTCACCCGTGAGCGTGTGCGCCAAATTCAGGTTGAGGCCTTAAAGCGTTTGCGCGACATTCTGGAAAAGCAGGGCCTTGATGGCCAGGCATTGTTCAGCGCCATGTAG
- a CDS encoding TetR/AcrR family transcriptional regulator, whose translation MSKASKTYHHGDLRASLLREAARLLGEEGIDGLSLRRLADRVGVSRSALYHHFKDKHDLLCALAAAGFAALDHMIQSIDASTITQASARYAAFARQYLEYATANPSMYGLMFGHTLWRDKLANQALKEVAHESFKHHLTAVKRWQAAGILPANQDSLRLTQVTWGTLHGLAQLVIDGVYADSAHLDDICDCVGQLFCGLRPHQPR comes from the coding sequence ATGAGCAAAGCCAGCAAAACCTACCACCACGGCGATTTACGCGCGAGCCTGCTGCGTGAAGCGGCCCGGCTTTTGGGCGAGGAAGGCATAGACGGCCTTAGCCTAAGGCGGCTGGCCGATCGGGTGGGCGTGTCTCGCAGTGCGCTCTACCACCACTTTAAAGACAAACACGACCTGCTTTGCGCGCTGGCGGCCGCAGGCTTTGCAGCGCTCGATCACATGATTCAATCAATTGATGCCAGCACCATCACGCAAGCATCGGCGCGCTACGCCGCCTTCGCACGCCAGTACCTGGAATACGCCACCGCCAACCCCTCCATGTATGGCCTGATGTTTGGTCACACCCTCTGGCGCGACAAGCTCGCCAACCAAGCCTTGAAAGAGGTTGCCCACGAATCCTTCAAGCACCACCTGACCGCGGTGAAGCGCTGGCAGGCCGCCGGCATTCTGCCCGCCAACCAAGACAGCCTGCGCCTGACCCAGGTTACCTGGGGCACCCTACACGGCCTGGCGCAGCTGGTAATCGACGGCGTCTATGCAGACTCTGCCCATCTGGACGACATCTGCGACTGTGTAGGCCAGCTATTTTGCGGCCTGCGCCCACACCAACCTCGTTGA
- a CDS encoding FAD-dependent oxidoreductase, producing MSATPYPHLLEPLDLGFTQLKNRVIMGSMHTGLEEAENGFERMAAYFAERARGEVGLIVTGGFAPNREGATSDHAGGMETERDAENHTLITRAVHEAGGKICMQILHTGRYAFSEKLIAPSAIQAPINFFTPREVTQADIEQQIEDFARCAALAQKAGYDGVEIMGSEGYFINQFIVTHTNKRDDAWGGDYENRMRFAIEVVRAVRERVGSEFIIIYRLSMLDLIEQGSTYDEVVTLGQAIEQAGATIINTGIGWHEARIPTIATKVPRAAFTWVTAKVRKALTVPVITSNRINTPEVAEAVLARGDADMVSMARPFLADADFVKKAREDRADEINTCIGCNQACLDHVFSLKMSSCLVNPRACHETELVIAEAQVSKHFAVVGAGPAGLAFATTAAERGHKVTLFDAGAEIGGQFNIAKRVPGKEEFYETLRYFKRKLEITGVDVRLNTRVDAQALNAGAFDAVILATGIEPRRPAINGIDHEKVLSYLDVFAGKPVGDKVAIIGAGGIGFDVAEFITHQGKSTSLDVEAFMAEWGVDMTLMARGGVAGVPRAVEKSDKEVWLLQRKSTKVGAGLGKTTGWIHRNSLKNKGVHMVAGCEYVNIDDAGLHVRVGDETRLLPVDSVIICAGQEPRRELQAGLEKPVHFIGGADVAAELDAKRAINQGTRLAASL from the coding sequence ATGTCTGCAACACCTTACCCACATTTGCTTGAACCACTGGATTTAGGTTTCACCCAGCTTAAAAATCGCGTGATCATGGGCTCTATGCACACGGGCCTGGAAGAGGCAGAAAACGGCTTTGAGCGTATGGCGGCCTACTTTGCCGAGCGTGCCCGGGGCGAGGTAGGGCTGATTGTCACAGGCGGTTTTGCACCAAATCGTGAGGGCGCCACCAGCGATCACGCGGGCGGCATGGAAACCGAGCGCGATGCGGAAAATCACACACTGATTACCCGGGCTGTGCATGAGGCGGGTGGAAAAATTTGTATGCAAATTTTACACACAGGCCGCTATGCATTTTCTGAAAAACTGATTGCCCCCTCGGCCATTCAGGCGCCCATTAACTTTTTTACCCCCCGCGAAGTTACCCAGGCCGATATAGAGCAGCAAATCGAAGACTTTGCCCGCTGTGCGGCACTGGCACAAAAAGCCGGTTACGACGGCGTTGAAATTATGGGCAGCGAAGGTTATTTCATTAACCAATTTATTGTGACCCACACCAACAAGCGCGACGATGCATGGGGTGGAGACTACGAAAATCGCATGCGCTTTGCCATTGAAGTTGTGCGCGCTGTGCGCGAGCGGGTAGGCTCTGAATTCATTATCATCTACCGGCTTTCCATGCTCGATTTAATTGAGCAAGGCAGCACTTACGATGAAGTGGTAACGCTCGGGCAGGCCATAGAGCAGGCGGGTGCAACCATCATCAACACAGGTATTGGTTGGCACGAGGCGCGTATTCCCACCATTGCCACCAAAGTTCCGCGCGCAGCCTTCACCTGGGTGACTGCAAAAGTACGTAAAGCCTTAACTGTGCCTGTGATTACTTCCAATCGCATCAATACCCCGGAGGTGGCCGAGGCAGTGCTGGCCCGTGGCGATGCGGATATGGTGTCTATGGCGCGGCCGTTTCTGGCTGATGCTGATTTTGTGAAAAAAGCCCGTGAAGATCGCGCCGATGAAATCAATACCTGTATTGGCTGCAATCAAGCGTGCCTGGATCATGTGTTCAGTTTGAAAATGAGCAGTTGCCTGGTAAACCCCCGTGCGTGTCATGAAACCGAATTGGTGATTGCCGAGGCTCAGGTGAGTAAACATTTCGCAGTTGTGGGTGCGGGGCCTGCGGGCCTGGCCTTTGCAACCACCGCCGCCGAGCGCGGCCACAAGGTTACGCTGTTTGATGCCGGCGCTGAAATTGGCGGCCAGTTTAATATTGCCAAGCGAGTGCCGGGCAAAGAAGAGTTTTATGAAACACTGCGTTACTTTAAACGCAAGCTTGAAATTACCGGTGTGGATGTACGCCTTAATACGCGAGTAGATGCGCAAGCATTAAACGCAGGTGCCTTTGATGCGGTGATTCTGGCAACGGGCATTGAACCCCGCCGGCCTGCCATTAACGGCATTGATCATGAAAAAGTACTGAGCTATTTAGATGTATTCGCCGGTAAACCCGTGGGTGATAAAGTGGCTATTATTGGCGCCGGCGGTATCGGTTTTGATGTTGCGGAATTCATTACGCACCAAGGCAAGTCTACCTCGCTTGATGTTGAGGCCTTTATGGCGGAATGGGGTGTGGATATGACACTTATGGCGCGCGGCGGCGTGGCAGGTGTGCCCAGGGCTGTAGAAAAAAGCGATAAAGAAGTGTGGTTGTTGCAGCGTAAATCCACCAAGGTGGGTGCGGGCCTGGGTAAAACCACAGGCTGGATTCATCGCAACAGTTTGAAGAATAAAGGCGTGCACATGGTTGCGGGCTGTGAGTACGTAAATATTGATGATGCAGGCCTTCATGTGCGGGTGGGCGATGAAACCCGGCTGTTGCCCGTTGATAGCGTCATTATTTGCGCAGGCCAAGAACCGCGCCGCGAATTGCAGGCAGGGCTTGAAAAGCCAGTACACTTTATTGGTGGCGCAGACGTGGCGGCAGAGCTGGATGCCAAGCGGGCCATTAATCAGGGCACGCGCTTGGCGGCGTCTTTGTAG
- a CDS encoding VacB/RNase II family 3'-5' exoribonuclease: MLDPSALQQLTQLKQNIRASRDIAQGTVRGTQSRFGFVNLDDGRDAFLAPEQMDRVLPGDRVEVEIFEVSEGKQAGKFEAKIEKLLSTELARFVGRYTVRGQGHFVAPDLPQLSRWIFLPPKERKGAKPGDFLLCSISQHPFKHQGKAQARVERIVGNDEMPGIETEYMLAKFDLPVLSDKASREAEQHATELAAQLDDVINQAGRADLTELAFVTIDSAKTQDMDDALHVTALADGGFQLKVAIAQPGSLVNDKSPLLAQAQAKANTLYFPGNQKLMLPKQLSHDSFSLVPGAERPALVASLTIDAQGATGEVSFELAKIRSHAKLSYEQISQFLEGNVDAVDAAYQGLINDLYRFSSLRNQWRATHCLIMEDKPDYEFTLDEKFKIAEVTVSERTKAHQIVEEAMLATNVAAGEFFAEQKLPAIFSTHAGPREERLDTLKQMFTEEPALAAFDAQTLEGYVGLVKTMEREAQNHLLSNFRRQLQPGKLSLNAQPHLGLGFAHYATITSPIRRFNDLYNQQLIVNWLTKADSTPINEGSVERLQDCVSRGRQAVRQTESWLLCQFMQAHIGQTFTGKISMVNSAGIGVRLDQNGAEGFALIRTKECKPDFDPIALTLTLKDEDGNASQVLHLDAPVNVTLNGIEADTRKLNFTLQ; this comes from the coding sequence ATGCTTGATCCGTCAGCCCTGCAGCAACTAACGCAGCTGAAGCAGAATATTCGCGCCAGTCGGGATATTGCCCAAGGCACAGTACGCGGAACGCAATCGCGCTTCGGCTTTGTTAATTTAGATGACGGCCGCGACGCCTTTCTTGCGCCCGAGCAGATGGATCGCGTACTGCCTGGCGACCGGGTAGAGGTGGAAATCTTTGAAGTTAGCGAAGGCAAGCAAGCCGGCAAGTTTGAAGCCAAAATTGAAAAACTGCTGAGCACAGAGCTCGCCCGCTTTGTGGGCCGCTATACCGTGCGCGGCCAGGGCCACTTTGTCGCCCCCGACCTGCCGCAGCTTTCGCGCTGGATTTTCCTGCCACCCAAAGAGCGCAAAGGCGCAAAGCCCGGCGATTTTTTGCTGTGCTCTATTTCCCAGCACCCCTTTAAACACCAGGGCAAAGCCCAGGCACGGGTGGAGCGCATTGTGGGTAATGATGAAATGCCCGGCATTGAAACCGAGTATATGCTGGCCAAATTCGACCTGCCGGTATTGAGCGATAAAGCCAGCCGCGAGGCCGAACAGCACGCCACAGAGCTTGCCGCGCAATTGGATGACGTGATTAACCAAGCCGGCCGGGCAGACCTCACCGAACTTGCCTTCGTCACCATCGACAGCGCCAAAACCCAGGATATGGACGATGCACTGCATGTCACTGCGTTGGCCGATGGCGGCTTCCAGTTAAAAGTGGCTATTGCACAACCGGGCAGCCTGGTAAACGATAAAAGCCCGCTGCTGGCTCAAGCGCAAGCCAAAGCCAATACGCTCTACTTCCCGGGCAATCAAAAATTGATGTTGCCCAAGCAGCTATCACACGACAGCTTTTCACTGGTGCCCGGTGCCGAGCGCCCTGCACTCGTTGCAAGCCTTACGATTGACGCACAGGGCGCCACTGGCGAGGTCAGTTTTGAGCTCGCCAAAATCCGCTCACACGCCAAGCTTAGCTACGAGCAAATCAGCCAGTTCCTCGAAGGTAATGTAGACGCAGTTGACGCCGCCTACCAAGGGCTCATCAACGATCTATACCGCTTCTCAAGCTTGCGCAATCAATGGCGTGCCACCCATTGCCTGATTATGGAAGACAAGCCCGATTACGAATTTACCCTGGACGAAAAATTCAAAATCGCCGAAGTCACCGTTAGCGAGCGCACCAAGGCACACCAGATTGTTGAAGAGGCAATGCTTGCTACCAACGTGGCCGCCGGTGAGTTTTTCGCAGAGCAAAAACTGCCTGCTATTTTTTCTACCCACGCAGGCCCCCGCGAGGAGCGCCTTGATACCCTCAAGCAAATGTTTACCGAAGAGCCTGCGCTGGCCGCCTTTGACGCGCAAACCCTTGAGGGCTACGTAGGGCTTGTAAAAACCATGGAGCGCGAAGCACAAAACCATTTGCTGTCGAATTTCCGCCGCCAGCTGCAACCGGGCAAGCTCAGCTTGAATGCCCAGCCGCACCTGGGCCTGGGTTTTGCGCACTACGCCACAATTACCTCGCCCATTCGCAGGTTTAACGACCTCTACAACCAGCAATTGATTGTGAACTGGCTCACCAAAGCTGACTCAACCCCCATTAACGAGGGCTCGGTTGAAAGGCTGCAAGATTGTGTAAGCCGCGGCCGCCAGGCGGTTCGGCAAACCGAGAGCTGGCTGCTGTGCCAGTTTATGCAAGCACACATCGGCCAAACTTTTACCGGCAAAATCAGCATGGTTAACAGTGCCGGTATAGGCGTACGGCTGGATCAAAACGGGGCCGAAGGCTTTGCCTTGATTCGCACCAAAGAGTGCAAACCGGATTTCGACCCCATAGCCCTCACCCTTACGCTCAAAGACGAAGACGGCAATGCAAGCCAAGTGCTGCACCTGGATGCGCCGGTGAATGTCACCTTAAACGGCATTGAAGCTGATACGCGCAAATTGAACTTCACACTTCAATAG
- a CDS encoding M15 family metallopeptidase, whose protein sequence is MKRRDLLTGLFAASTFALGNGLLWKHAQNIYSPRTASDPLVTGDISDSESVRALAEAESAAVQPQAPLAKPQTLTASAPAERTAAATEAAVEVPQVRPVEAEVAATEDRILEKVRNFEQEFADDIYLSDQERIVMLSVLARMERAEAFIGHGNYNISSFDYLIKVARRFPQVGEFTPVELDFVERIFFADARRYGFMGEKVISDLTAAIPDNDIFKVPYSGQFIYRGQSEQYYQKLKRDIGDSIILTSGIRSNVKQMHLFLAKAAVSNFNLSKASRSLAPPGHSFHGVGDFDVGKVGWGIANFSDKFAQTDEFKRMQDLGYVQIRYTENNRLGVRFEPWHIKVV, encoded by the coding sequence TTGAAGCGAAGAGACTTGTTAACCGGCCTTTTTGCCGCCTCAACCTTTGCACTGGGCAATGGCTTACTCTGGAAGCACGCCCAAAATATCTATTCACCCCGCACTGCAAGCGATCCGCTCGTTACGGGTGATATCTCTGATTCCGAGTCGGTGCGCGCCTTGGCAGAGGCAGAGTCGGCTGCAGTGCAACCCCAAGCCCCGCTGGCGAAGCCCCAAACGCTAACCGCAAGCGCACCAGCCGAGCGTACTGCTGCCGCCACTGAGGCGGCTGTTGAGGTGCCTCAAGTACGCCCGGTTGAGGCCGAGGTGGCGGCCACTGAAGACCGGATTCTTGAGAAGGTGCGCAATTTTGAGCAAGAGTTCGCCGACGATATCTATCTTTCTGATCAAGAGCGCATTGTCATGCTCTCTGTGCTTGCCCGCATGGAGCGTGCAGAGGCGTTTATAGGCCATGGCAACTACAATATTTCCAGTTTCGACTACCTCATTAAGGTGGCCAGGCGCTTTCCGCAAGTGGGGGAGTTTACCCCGGTGGAGCTGGATTTCGTTGAGCGCATCTTTTTCGCAGACGCCCGGCGCTACGGCTTTATGGGCGAAAAGGTCATCTCTGATTTAACGGCAGCCATACCCGATAACGATATTTTCAAAGTGCCCTATAGTGGCCAGTTTATCTACCGTGGCCAATCTGAGCAGTATTATCAAAAGCTTAAGCGCGATATTGGCGATAGCATAATTCTTACCTCCGGTATTCGCAGCAACGTGAAACAAATGCACCTCTTTTTGGCAAAGGCTGCAGTCTCTAATTTCAATTTATCCAAGGCCTCGCGCTCGCTGGCGCCACCGGGGCATTCGTTCCACGGCGTGGGTGATTTTGATGTGGGTAAAGTGGGCTGGGGCATCGCCAACTTCAGCGACAAGTTCGCTCAAACCGACGAATTCAAGCGCATGCAGGATTTGGGGTACGTGCAAATCCGCTATACCGAAAATAACCGTTTGGGCGTGCGCTTTGAGCCCTGGCACATCAAAGTGGTGTGA
- a CDS encoding FAD-binding and (Fe-S)-binding domain-containing protein: protein MIPAIRATSPVQERYLDFLNALKAEGFAGELNPDYANRTVLATDNSIYQVLPQGVVYPRHADDLLLITALAAKPRFRDIVLSPRGGGTGTNGQSLTDGLVVDTSRHMNKILEINPEERWVRVQCGVVKDQLNAALKPHGLFFAPELSTSNRATIGGMINTDASGQGSCLYGKTRDHVLELHSIFLDGSYWGSKPVGDQELEAICQRQDRVGEAHRVLREIANTHGTAISEKFPKLNRCLTGYDLAHIFTEDHKLDLNSILCGAEGTLGFITEAKLNLLPIPKYTALVNVLYQNFDAALRDATELMRAAPTSIETIDSRVFSLAKNDIVWHSVSEFFPPVDDSVAGINLVEYTAETEAELEEKLADISAKLTAVKGTSAKNCDFSLVRGHGNVNKIWGMRKKAVGLLGNVHGEARPIPFVEDTCVPPEHLADFIGEFRALLDGHQLEYGMFGHVDAGVLHVRPIIDMKNPDEIQRVRSITDAVVELVQKYNGLLWGEHGKGLRSEYAPAFFGDLYPQLQRIKGVFDPHNQLNPGKIATPDSSHHLTKLDAAPTRGAEDRKIPVHVWDGYSEGMYCNGNGACYNWNPNDAMCPSWKVTRERIHSPKGRASLVREWLKQLSERAADPLLLAQAARSRSFLASLPGRIRNSLSKEYDFSHEVMDAMSGCLACKSCVGQCPVKVDVPAFRSKFLELYHTRYLRPLKDYFIGGLEYMVPSLAKVPWLYNGLMAFKPVAYLLDKVAGMVDSPQLTGLSIEKAIAGRGILWATAENIARLDESARKRAVIIVQDAFVSYFETDLLLDTLSLLQALGFKPLLAPFKPNGKPLHVHGFLAPFERAAAANAAMLNALSESGIALVGIEPSMTLAYRAEYVKTLGAERAPEVKLLQEWLATADWVAQASSSVDTDAPYELMAHCTETTNAAASIKNWQQIFERMELTLKVVDTGCCGMAGTYGHESRNKDNSEKLFDMSWRQKVEANKTPRLLATGYSCRSQTKRFASRTLQHPAQALLAALGTKG from the coding sequence ATGATTCCAGCTATACGCGCCACTTCACCCGTACAAGAGCGTTACCTCGACTTCCTGAATGCCTTGAAGGCCGAGGGGTTTGCCGGCGAACTCAACCCCGATTACGCCAATCGCACGGTGCTGGCCACAGATAACTCCATATATCAGGTGCTGCCCCAGGGCGTGGTGTACCCCCGTCATGCTGACGATCTACTGCTCATTACCGCACTTGCCGCCAAACCGCGATTTCGCGATATCGTGTTGAGCCCCAGAGGCGGTGGCACCGGCACCAACGGCCAATCGCTCACCGATGGCTTGGTAGTAGACACCTCGCGCCACATGAACAAGATTCTGGAGATCAACCCAGAAGAGCGCTGGGTGCGGGTGCAGTGCGGCGTGGTAAAAGATCAGCTCAATGCTGCATTGAAGCCCCACGGGCTATTTTTTGCGCCTGAATTGTCTACCAGTAACCGCGCCACCATTGGCGGCATGATCAACACCGATGCCTCCGGCCAAGGCTCGTGCCTTTATGGCAAAACCCGCGATCACGTACTGGAATTGCACAGCATCTTTTTGGATGGTTCCTACTGGGGCTCGAAACCTGTGGGCGACCAGGAGCTTGAGGCCATATGCCAGCGCCAAGACCGGGTGGGGGAAGCCCACCGGGTGCTGCGCGAGATCGCCAACACCCATGGCACAGCCATCAGCGAAAAATTCCCGAAGCTGAACCGCTGCCTCACAGGCTACGACTTGGCCCATATTTTTACCGAGGATCACAAGCTAGACCTCAACAGCATCCTGTGCGGCGCAGAAGGCACCCTGGGGTTTATCACCGAGGCCAAGCTGAACCTCTTACCCATTCCCAAGTACACAGCGCTTGTGAATGTGCTCTACCAAAATTTTGATGCCGCCCTGCGCGATGCAACCGAGCTGATGCGCGCGGCTCCAACCTCTATTGAAACCATCGATTCGCGCGTATTTTCGCTCGCCAAGAACGACATCGTCTGGCATTCGGTGAGCGAATTTTTCCCGCCCGTTGATGACAGCGTTGCCGGTATTAACCTGGTGGAATACACTGCTGAAACTGAGGCAGAGCTTGAAGAAAAGCTGGCCGACATCAGTGCCAAACTCACCGCTGTAAAAGGCACCAGCGCAAAAAATTGCGACTTTTCCCTGGTGCGCGGGCATGGCAATGTAAACAAAATTTGGGGCATGCGTAAAAAAGCCGTAGGCCTTTTGGGCAATGTACACGGTGAAGCGCGCCCCATTCCCTTCGTAGAAGACACCTGCGTGCCGCCCGAGCACCTGGCGGATTTCATTGGCGAATTTCGCGCACTGTTGGACGGCCACCAGCTGGAATACGGCATGTTCGGCCACGTAGATGCCGGCGTGCTACATGTACGCCCAATCATCGACATGAAAAACCCCGATGAAATCCAGCGCGTGCGCAGTATTACTGATGCCGTGGTTGAGCTGGTGCAAAAGTACAACGGCCTGCTTTGGGGCGAACACGGTAAAGGCTTACGCAGCGAATATGCGCCAGCGTTTTTTGGCGATCTCTACCCACAGCTGCAGCGGATCAAGGGCGTGTTTGACCCGCACAACCAGTTAAACCCCGGCAAAATTGCAACGCCCGACTCAAGCCACCACCTCACCAAACTCGATGCCGCGCCCACCCGCGGTGCAGAGGATCGCAAGATTCCCGTGCACGTGTGGGACGGCTACAGCGAAGGCATGTATTGCAACGGCAACGGGGCCTGCTACAACTGGAACCCCAACGATGCCATGTGCCCCAGCTGGAAAGTTACCCGCGAGCGCATCCACTCGCCCAAGGGCCGGGCCTCACTGGTGCGCGAGTGGCTCAAGCAGCTTTCAGAGCGCGCAGCCGACCCACTGCTGTTGGCCCAAGCGGCGCGCAGCCGTTCATTTTTGGCAAGCCTGCCCGGGCGCATCCGCAACAGCCTAAGTAAAGAGTACGATTTTTCCCACGAGGTAATGGATGCCATGAGCGGTTGCCTGGCCTGCAAATCCTGCGTGGGCCAATGCCCGGTGAAGGTAGACGTACCGGCGTTTCGCTCGAAATTTCTTGAGCTTTACCACACCCGCTACCTGCGCCCGCTAAAAGATTATTTTATTGGCGGGCTGGAGTACATGGTGCCCTCCCTCGCCAAGGTGCCTTGGCTGTACAACGGATTGATGGCATTTAAACCTGTGGCCTACTTGCTTGATAAAGTCGCCGGCATGGTAGACAGCCCTCAACTCACTGGCCTTTCCATTGAAAAAGCCATCGCCGGACGTGGTATTTTGTGGGCCACCGCTGAAAATATTGCACGGCTGGATGAAAGCGCGCGCAAACGCGCGGTAATTATCGTACAGGATGCGTTTGTCAGTTATTTTGAAACCGACCTACTGCTAGACACCTTAAGCCTGCTGCAAGCCTTGGGCTTTAAGCCTTTGCTTGCGCCCTTTAAACCCAACGGCAAGCCCTTGCACGTACACGGTTTTCTGGCACCCTTTGAGCGCGCCGCAGCCGCAAACGCCGCCATGCTGAATGCACTGTCTGAAAGCGGCATTGCGCTTGTGGGCATCGAGCCCTCCATGACGCTGGCCTACCGTGCAGAGTATGTAAAAACTCTGGGTGCCGAACGCGCACCCGAGGTAAAACTGCTGCAGGAGTGGCTTGCCACCGCAGACTGGGTAGCCCAAGCGTCAAGTTCAGTAGACACCGATGCACCCTATGAACTGATGGCGCACTGCACGGAAACAACCAACGCCGCCGCCAGCATTAAAAATTGGCAGCAAATTTTTGAGCGCATGGAGCTCACGCTGAAGGTTGTGGATACCGGTTGCTGTGGCATGGCCGGCACTTATGGGCATGAAAGCCGCAACAAAGACAATTCAGAAAAACTGTTCGACATGAGCTGGCGCCAGAAAGTTGAGGCAAACAAAACGCCACGCTTGTTGGCCACGGGCTACTCCTGCCGCAGCCAAACCAAGCGCTTTGCCAGCCGCACCCTGCAACACCCGGCCCAAGCACTATTGGCCGCACTGGGCACCAAGGGCTAG